A stretch of DNA from Thermodesulfobacteriota bacterium:
ACTGGAGCGGGAGAACGCCCATGCCGACGAGGTTGCTCCTGTGAATCCTCTCGTAGCTCTCGGCTATGACGGCCCTGACCCCGAGAAGGACGGTGCCCTTGGCCGCCCAGTCGCGGGAGCTCCCCGTGCCGTATTCCTTCCCGCCGATGACGACGAGCGGGAGCCCTTCCTCCTGGTATTTCATCGAGGCGTCGAATATCGACATCTGCTCCCCCGAGGGGACGTGCTTCGTATACCCGCCCTCGACGCCGTCGAGCATCTGGTTTCTTATCCTTATGTTCGCGAACGTGCCGCGTATCATGACCTCGTGGTTTCCGCGGCGCGAGCCGAAGCTGTTAAAGTCCCTCTGCTCGACCCCGTGCCCGATGAGGTATTTCCCCGCCGGGCCGTCCTTCGGTATGGAGCCCGCGGGGGATATGTGGTCCGTCGTTATGGAATCGCCCAGGAGCGCCAGCGCGTATGCGCCCTCGATGTCGCCCGTTTTCGGGAGCTCGAGCTTGAACGTCTCGAAGAACGTGGGGTTCTGTATGTACGTCGAGGACTTGTCCCATTTATAGAGGTTCCCCTCGGGGACGTCGAGGCTCTTCCACGTGTCGTCGCCGTCGAAAACGGACTTGTACTGCGCCCTGAATATCTCGGGGTTGAGCACGCTGTTGACGGTGTCCTTGATCTCCTTTTGCGTGGGCCATATGTCCTTCAGGAATACGGGCTCGCCGTCCCTGCCCGTTCCTATCGGCTGGCTGTAGACGTCTATGTCCACCGTGCCCGCGAGGGCGAAAGCCACGACGAGCGGCGGCGAGGCGAGGTAGGCGAATTTCACGAGCGGGTGCACCCTTCCCTCGAAGTTCCTGTTCCCGCTCAGCACCGCGGCGCATGTAAGGTCGTTCGCCTTTATGCCCTCTTCAACCGGTGCGGGAAGCGGGCCGCTGTTGCCGATGCACGTCGTGCAGCCGTACCCGACGAGGTCGAATCCGAGCTCGTCCAGGTAGGGCGTAAGGCCCGCGGCGTCGAGGTAGTCCGTAACGACCCTCGACCCGGGGGCGAGGCTGGTCTTTACCGTCGGCTTAACGGTAAGCCCCTTCTCGACGGCCTTCTTGGCAACGAGCCCCGAGCCGACCATGACGGACGGGTTCGAGGTGTTGGTGCAGCTCGTAATGGCCGCGATCACGACCGAGCCGTTTCCCAGCTCTGCCTCCTTGCCGTCTTCCATAGTTATGGCGACCTTCTTGCCTATGCCCTTTCCTTCGGGGTCGTTCGTCTTCGTTTTAAGCACGTTCTCGTATGATTCTTTAAGATCCTTGAGCGGCACCCTGTCCTGCGGGCGGCTCGGCCCGGCCATCGAAGGCTGGACAGTCGATATGTCGAGCTCTAAAGTGTCTGTGTATACAGGGTCGGGCGTGTCGTCCGTCCTGAAGAGGCCTTGTTCTTTCGTATATGCCTCTACGAGCTCGACGAGCTTCCGGTCCCTGCCGGTGATTTTAAGATAAGTGAGCGTTTCTTCGTCCACGGGGAAGAAGCCCATCGTCGCGCCGTACTCGGGGGCCATGTTCGCGATTGTCGCCTTGTCCGAGAGCGCCAATTGCGAAAGCCCCGGGCCGTAGAACTCGACGAACTTCCCGACGACGCCCTTTTTCCTCAGCATCTCTGTGACCGTGAGAACGAGGTCCGTAGCCGTCACTCCCTCGGCGAGCTGGCCGTGGAGCTTGAATCCGACCACTTCCGGCACCAGCATGTAGAGCGGCTGGCCGAGCATACAGGCCTCGGCTTCGATGCCGCCTACGCCCCATCCGAGAACGCTGAGCCCGTTTATCATCGTCGTGTGCGAGTCCGTGCCGACGAGCGTGTCCGGAAAGGCCAGCGTCTCGCCGTTCACGACCCTCGATCCGACGACGCTCGCCAGGCATTCGAGATTGACCTGGTGCACTATGCCCGTGCCCGGGGGGACGACCCTGAAGTTGTCGAACGCCTTCTGGGCCCACCTTAAAAACGCGTACCTCTCGCCGTTCCGCTCGTATTCGCGCTCTACGTTAAGCGTAAACGCCCTGTCGCTCGCGAAGTAATCGACCTGCACCGAGTGGTCGATGACGAGGTCCACGGGGACTATCGGGTTGATCTTGTCCGGGTCTCCTCCGAGCCTGTTGACTACCGTCCTCATGGCCGCGAGGTCTACGACGCAGGGCACTCCCGTAAAGTCCTGCAGAATGACGCGCGCGGGGCAGTAGGGTATCTCCTCGGCAGTTTCGCTGTTCGGGTTCCACGACGCGAGCGCTTTTAAGTGCCCGTCGTGGATTATGTCGCCGTCGTAGTTCCTGGCGACGTTCTCGAGGAGTATCTTTATAGACACGGGAAGGCGCGAAATATCCACCCCCAGGCGGGCCTCGACGGCCTTTAGGGAATAGTATTTTACGTCGCCCGAGCTGGTTTTTAGCGTAGAAACCGCTTTCAGGTCATCTCTTATTTCATTCATACAAATTCTCCTTAGCTTATAGATGGTTAAAAGGAAGGTTCTCCCCAATCATTGTACAGTTGAATGGGGACAAATCAAGCGTATGGGCCGCATTTCCCGAGCCCCCGGGGGGCGGTAGCGGCCCGTGATTTCAATCTATTTTCCTGAATATGAGCGAGGCGTTTGTCCCGCCGAATCCGAAAGAATTGCTGAGGATCGTCCTTATCGAGGCCTCCCGAGCCTCGTTGGGAACGTAGTCGAGATCGCATTCCGGGTCGGGGAATTCGTAGTTTATCGTGGGCGGCAGTATGCCGTTCTCGAGCGCGAGCACGCTGAACGCCGCCTCGACGGCGCCGGCCGCGCCTAGGAGATGCCCCGTCATGGACTTGGTCGAGCTTACCGGGATCCTGTACGCCCTTTCGCCGAAGACGGCTTTAATCGCGTTAGTCTCGTTGGCGTCGTTAAGGGGCGTGGACGTGCCGTGGGCGTTTATGTAGTCGATCTCGTCCGGGTTGACCTCGCCGTCCTTGAGCGCCGCCTTCATGCACCTCTCGGGCCCGTCGAGTGACGGCGCCGTGATGTGGCTCGCGTCGCTGCTCATGCCGTAGCCGACTATCTCGGCGTATATATGGGCGCCCCTCTTCTTCGCGGATTCGAGCTCTTCCAGGATAAGCATCCCTGCCCCCTCGCCTATGATGAAGCCGTCACGCTCCCTGTCGAACGGGCGCGAGGCCTTCGCGGGCTCGTCGTTACGCGTCGAGAGCGCCCTCATGGCGTTAAACCCGGCGAAGGTGAGCGGTATCACGGGGGCTTCCGTGCCGCCCGCGAACATGGCGTCCGCCTCGCCGTTACGTATCGCCTGGGCCGCGTAGCCTATGGCGTGCGCGCTCGCGGCGCATGCCGTGGTCGTGCAGCAGTTAGGCCCCCTGGCGTTAAAGAATATCGACACGTATCCCGCGGCCATGTTGTTGATGATGTTGGTTATGAAAAAGGGCGAAAGGCGTCCCGGCCCCTTTGCGTGCATCGTGAGCACGGTGTTGACGTACGTCTCCATGCCGCCGATGCCCGATCCGATTATCGTGCCCATCCTGGGCGAGAGCTCTTCGGTTATCTCGAGGCCCGAGTCCTCGATGGCGAACTTCGCCGCCGTGACCGCGTACTGTATGAAAGTATCGGTCTTTCTCGCCTCCTTGGCGTTCATGTAGAGCTCGGGATCGAAGCCGTTTATCTCGGCCGCTATCTGGGTCTTGTGCTCGGTCGGGTCGAACTTCGTGATCCTGTGCACCCCCGAGCGCCCCTCGCAAACGGCCTGCCACGTGGCGTCGTTCCCTATGCCGACAGGGGTCACAAGGCCTATGCCCGTAACCGCTACCCTTCTTCTCATTACTTTTTGCGCTCCAGTATAAAGTTTACTGCATCCTGAACCGTTATTATGGATTCCGCGTCCTCATCGGATATCTCGAGGCCGAACTCATCCTCCATCGACATTATAAGCTCGACGAGATCGAGCGAGTCCGCTCCGAGATCCTCTATAAAAGAAGATTCCGGTGCGATTTCATCTTCGGTCTTTCCGAGCTGGCTTGCGACCATCTCCTTGACCTTGGCGAGTATTTCCTGTTCCTGAGCCATTTCAAATACCTCCTTTCGAGTTCGATTTTTATGTATAGATACCGCCGTTAACCCTTAAAACCTCCCCCGTGATGTACGACGCCTCGTCGGACGCGAGGAACGATACTACTCCCGCCACGTCCTCCGGCGAGCCGAACCTCTGGAGGGGGATTTTATCTATGTACTGCTTTCTTATCTCTTCCGTAAGGTTTTGCGTGATGTCCGTTTCTATGAAGCCGGGGCTGACGGCGTTCACGGTTATCGCCCTCGACGCCAGCTCCCTGGCGGCGGCCTTCGTGAATCCGATTATCCCTGCCTTGGAGGCCGCGTAGTTGGTCTGCCCCGAATTCCCCATTTCGCCGACGACGGAGGTGAGGTTGATTATCCTTCCGTACCTCTGCTTTATCATTATCCTCGCCACGGCCTTCGTGCAGTTGAATACGCCGTTGAGGTTAGTGGTCATGACGTTGTCCCAGTCCTCTTTTTTCATGCGGACTATGAGGGTGTCCTGCGTGATGCCGGCGTTGTTTACGAGTATGTGTATACCGCCGAGCTCGGTTACGAGGTTTTCGATTTCTTCCTGTACGGTGTCGAAATCGGAGACGTCGAAACCGCTCACCCTGGCGTGTCCTCCCGCCTTTTCGATCGATGAGACTACATCCTCCGCTGCTTCGCGGTTTTTGGCGTAATTGACCACGACGTATGCGCCTTCCGCCGCGAGTCTGAGCGCTATCGCTCTCCCTATGCCCCTCGAGCCCCCGGTCACGAGCGCTACCTTTTGCTCATTTTCTGCCATTTTTGAGTGACTCCAGTTGTGCTGTATTTTCGATGTTGCTGATTTCCATGTTCGAGAGCGTTCTCCTGATAAGCCCCGAAAGGACGTTCCCGGGGCCGATCTCTATAAACCTCGTCGCCCCTTCCCTTCCGAGGGTCTCCACCGATTCGTACCATCTCACGGGGCTCGTCACCTGCCGTACGAGTATGTCCATCGTCTTCCCCGGGTCGTTGTTAACCGCGGCGTCACAGTTTATCACAATCGGGGCCGACATCGGAGAAAAATTTATCTCCGAAAGCGTTTCGGCGAGCCTTTCGGCCGCGGGCTTCATGAGCGCGCAGTGGAAAGGCGCGCTCACGTCGAGGGGCACCACCCTTCTCGCGCCCTTTGCCCTGGCCGCTTCGGACGCAGCCGCAACGGCCTCCCTGTTGCCGGATATGACCGTCTGCCCCGGGGCGTTCATATTGGCCGGGCTTACTATGAATCTGTCGCCCGATGCCTGCCTGCATATATCTTCCACGTCCTCTATATCTAGCCCGAGGACGGCCGACATGGCCCCTACCCCGACCGGCACGGCTTCCTGCATGTACTCGCCCCGCTTTCTGACGACCCTTACGGCGTCCGCGAAGTCCATCCCACCGTTGGCCACGAGGGCCGAATACTCGCCGAGGCTGTGACCGGCCACGAAGTCCGGCTCAAGGCCGGTCTCCTGCCCGAGGACCCTCAGGCATGCGACGCTGGCGGTCAGAATCGCCGGCTGTGCGTTGGCCGTGAGCGAGAGCTCTTCCTGCGGCGATTCGAAGCACAGCTTCGCCATGTCGATGCCGAGCGCTTCTCCCGCCTCGTCGAAGGCTTCCCTTGCGGCGCTGAAGCCGTCGTATAGCTCCTTGCACATGCCCACGTACTGGGAGCCCTGTCCGGGGAACACGAATGCGATCATGTAGACCTTATTCCTTTACGGCCGCTGCCGTCAGGGCTGAATCTCTTCCTGCTTCTCTTTTATGAACGTCCTGCCCTTGTGGAAGCCACAGCTCGGACACGCCCTGTGCGGCGGCTTGTGCTCGCCGCAGTTCCGGCATACGGATACGCCGGGAGCAGCTATCTTGTAGTGGGTTCTGTTCTTTCTGGATCTGGACTTGGAGTGTTTTCTTTTTGGCAGTCCCATAATCTATATCTCCCTTACCTTCTCAAAGTTTAAATTTTTCGAGCCTCGCAAACCTCGGGTCTTTCCATTTCTTGCTGCACTCGCACGTTTCGCGGTTTAGGTTCGTGCCGCATTCGGGGCAAAGCCCCCTGCAGTCGTCCCGGCATATCACCTTCACCGGGAGCGATACGGCTATAAGCTCCCTGAGATAATCCCCGAGGTCTACGTCCTCTCCCCTGTACGTTTCGTGTTCGAGATCGTCGTCGTCTTCCACCTTTTCGGACGGCGAAAGTATAAGCCTAATCTCCGGGCTTATGTCAAGCCGCACCGGCTCGAGACAAAGCGCGCAGGGGGCCTCTATCGTAAAAGAGACGTTGCCCAGGACGGACACTTCCCTAAGCACCTTCGTCAGCTCGATATCGACGTCGATATCGGAGACGAGCCTCATTTCTTCGTTGCCCGACCAGAGCTCGGGGATATTATCCAGCCACCGGGGGTCTCTGTGTGTTTCAATGTGTAGACCCTCGTCCCCAATATCCGATACCCTGATTTTCATTGCCCGAACTCGCCGAAGAAAACTACCTCGAATTTAACGGAACTAAATAATAATACAAGATAATCCATTTGCAAGTTAAGGATAACCGGCGTCAGACGAGGTGGCAGGCGACCATGTGTCCTCCGCCCGCGTCGCGGAGCCCGGGCTCTTCCCGGCTGCACCTCTCTACTGCTATCGGGCAGCGCGGATGAAAGGCGCATCCGCCCGGCGGATTGATCGGGCTGGGTACGTCGCCCTTGAGGACGGTCGCCTCCCTTTTGCGCGTCGGGTCCGCCACGGGGACGGAGGAAATGAGTATTTTCGTGTACGGATGGAGGGGGTTGTCGTAGAGCTCTTTACTCTTTGCGAGCTCGATTATCTTGCCGAGGTACATGACGGCGACCCTGTCGCTTATGTGCTTTACGACACGGAGGTCGTGGGATATGAAAAGATAAGTCAGGCCGAATCTTTCCTGCAGCTCTATGAAGAGGTTTATTATCTGCGCCTGCACCGAAACGTCCAGCGCCGATATGGGCTCGTCGCACACGATGAAGTCCGGCCGGAGCGCGATCGCCCGGGCTATGGCTATCCTCTGCCTCTGCCCGCCCGAGAATTCGTGCGGGTAGCGCGAGAGGGCGTCTTCCCTGAGGCCGACCGTCCGCATCGTTTCCCTGACGGCGGCCCTCCTCTCCGCATTCGAGGAGACGCCGTGTATGACGAGCCCCTCGGACACGATGTCCTCGACCTTCATCCTGGGGTTGAGCGAGCCGTACGGGTCCTGGAAGACTATCTGCATACGCTTCCTCACGGGGCGCATGCCCGAGGTCGAAAGGTTCGTGATGTCCCTGTCCTCGAAGATTATCTCGCCCTCGGTAGGCTCGTGGAGCTTTATGATGGTCTTCCCGAGGGTCGTCTTTCCGCAGCCGCTCTCGCCGACGAGCCCCACCGTCTCGCCGCGCGCGACCGTAAGGTCCACGCCGTCCACGGCCTTCACGTAGTTGGTCACCCTCGAAAGTATCCCCGAGGTTATGGGGAAATATTTTTTGAGGCTGCTTACCTTTAGAAGTTCTTTCATTCTTCGATCACACCTTGAGCTCGACGTCGTCCGCCCTCCAGCACGCCGAGAGATGCCCCGGGGCGTGCTCCGCGAGTGGCGGCTCCTCCACCCTGCACTTGTCTATGACGAGCGGGCAGCGGTCCTGGAACCTGCATCCCGGCGGGAAGTCGCCCGGGCTCGGCACGACGCCCGGTATGGCGTCGAGCTTTTCCTTACTGTCCCTGAGGTCGGGTATCGAATGCAGGAGCCCGACCGTGTAGGGGTGCTTCGGGGCGGCGAAGAGGTCTTCGGTCGAGGCGTCCTCGACGACCTTCCC
This window harbors:
- the acnA gene encoding aconitate hydratase AcnA encodes the protein MNEIRDDLKAVSTLKTSSGDVKYYSLKAVEARLGVDISRLPVSIKILLENVARNYDGDIIHDGHLKALASWNPNSETAEEIPYCPARVILQDFTGVPCVVDLAAMRTVVNRLGGDPDKINPIVPVDLVIDHSVQVDYFASDRAFTLNVEREYERNGERYAFLRWAQKAFDNFRVVPPGTGIVHQVNLECLASVVGSRVVNGETLAFPDTLVGTDSHTTMINGLSVLGWGVGGIEAEACMLGQPLYMLVPEVVGFKLHGQLAEGVTATDLVLTVTEMLRKKGVVGKFVEFYGPGLSQLALSDKATIANMAPEYGATMGFFPVDEETLTYLKITGRDRKLVELVEAYTKEQGLFRTDDTPDPVYTDTLELDISTVQPSMAGPSRPQDRVPLKDLKESYENVLKTKTNDPEGKGIGKKVAITMEDGKEAELGNGSVVIAAITSCTNTSNPSVMVGSGLVAKKAVEKGLTVKPTVKTSLAPGSRVVTDYLDAAGLTPYLDELGFDLVGYGCTTCIGNSGPLPAPVEEGIKANDLTCAAVLSGNRNFEGRVHPLVKFAYLASPPLVVAFALAGTVDIDVYSQPIGTGRDGEPVFLKDIWPTQKEIKDTVNSVLNPEIFRAQYKSVFDGDDTWKSLDVPEGNLYKWDKSSTYIQNPTFFETFKLELPKTGDIEGAYALALLGDSITTDHISPAGSIPKDGPAGKYLIGHGVEQRDFNSFGSRRGNHEVMIRGTFANIRIRNQMLDGVEGGYTKHVPSGEQMSIFDASMKYQEEGLPLVVIGGKEYGTGSSRDWAAKGTVLLGVRAVIAESYERIHRSNLVGMGVLPLQFKAGESKDTYGLTGYERYDIGGITEGLAPGKDITVKVTKPDGDSFDFHVTCRLDSPVEVEYYKNGGILQTVLRQMMKS
- the fabF gene encoding beta-ketoacyl-ACP synthase II; the protein is MRRRVAVTGIGLVTPVGIGNDATWQAVCEGRSGVHRITKFDPTEHKTQIAAEINGFDPELYMNAKEARKTDTFIQYAVTAAKFAIEDSGLEITEELSPRMGTIIGSGIGGMETYVNTVLTMHAKGPGRLSPFFITNIINNMAAGYVSIFFNARGPNCCTTTACAASAHAIGYAAQAIRNGEADAMFAGGTEAPVIPLTFAGFNAMRALSTRNDEPAKASRPFDRERDGFIIGEGAGMLILEELESAKKRGAHIYAEIVGYGMSSDASHITAPSLDGPERCMKAALKDGEVNPDEIDYINAHGTSTPLNDANETNAIKAVFGERAYRIPVSSTKSMTGHLLGAAGAVEAAFSVLALENGILPPTINYEFPDPECDLDYVPNEAREASIRTILSNSFGFGGTNASLIFRKID
- the acpP gene encoding acyl carrier protein; translated protein: MAQEQEILAKVKEMVASQLGKTEDEIAPESSFIEDLGADSLDLVELIMSMEDEFGLEISDEDAESIITVQDAVNFILERKK
- the fabG gene encoding 3-oxoacyl-[acyl-carrier-protein] reductase — encoded protein: MAENEQKVALVTGGSRGIGRAIALRLAAEGAYVVVNYAKNREAAEDVVSSIEKAGGHARVSGFDVSDFDTVQEEIENLVTELGGIHILVNNAGITQDTLIVRMKKEDWDNVMTTNLNGVFNCTKAVARIMIKQRYGRIINLTSVVGEMGNSGQTNYAASKAGIIGFTKAAARELASRAITVNAVSPGFIETDITQNLTEEIRKQYIDKIPLQRFGSPEDVAGVVSFLASDEASYITGEVLRVNGGIYT
- the fabD gene encoding ACP S-malonyltransferase, with amino-acid sequence MIAFVFPGQGSQYVGMCKELYDGFSAAREAFDEAGEALGIDMAKLCFESPQEELSLTANAQPAILTASVACLRVLGQETGLEPDFVAGHSLGEYSALVANGGMDFADAVRVVRKRGEYMQEAVPVGVGAMSAVLGLDIEDVEDICRQASGDRFIVSPANMNAPGQTVISGNREAVAAASEAARAKGARRVVPLDVSAPFHCALMKPAAERLAETLSEINFSPMSAPIVINCDAAVNNDPGKTMDILVRQVTSPVRWYESVETLGREGATRFIEIGPGNVLSGLIRRTLSNMEISNIENTAQLESLKNGRK
- the rpmF gene encoding 50S ribosomal protein L32 encodes the protein MGLPKRKHSKSRSRKNRTHYKIAAPGVSVCRNCGEHKPPHRACPSCGFHKGRTFIKEKQEEIQP
- a CDS encoding DUF177 domain-containing protein, with the translated sequence MKIRVSDIGDEGLHIETHRDPRWLDNIPELWSGNEEMRLVSDIDVDIELTKVLREVSVLGNVSFTIEAPCALCLEPVRLDISPEIRLILSPSEKVEDDDDLEHETYRGEDVDLGDYLRELIAVSLPVKVICRDDCRGLCPECGTNLNRETCECSKKWKDPRFARLEKFKL
- a CDS encoding dipeptide ABC transporter ATP-binding protein is translated as MKELLKVSSLKKYFPITSGILSRVTNYVKAVDGVDLTVARGETVGLVGESGCGKTTLGKTIIKLHEPTEGEIIFEDRDITNLSTSGMRPVRKRMQIVFQDPYGSLNPRMKVEDIVSEGLVIHGVSSNAERRAAVRETMRTVGLREDALSRYPHEFSGGQRQRIAIARAIALRPDFIVCDEPISALDVSVQAQIINLFIELQERFGLTYLFISHDLRVVKHISDRVAVMYLGKIIELAKSKELYDNPLHPYTKILISSVPVADPTRKREATVLKGDVPSPINPPGGCAFHPRCPIAVERCSREEPGLRDAGGGHMVACHLV